One segment of Arvicanthis niloticus isolate mArvNil1 chromosome 5, mArvNil1.pat.X, whole genome shotgun sequence DNA contains the following:
- the Klf17 gene encoding Krueppel-like factor 17 — protein MEQDDEQQALHQPPLDDEMLMPVSCMPVSSGNSGFHQPAATQYLTEMMRPYMTSAEEFRSNEGEWESQFIRALPEPGASCSSQLTPTPSQNYCQRSIGRGSQVMPVGSSGTLGVTIDFGENLMSRGGLPNPASCGVSVMAHNHASTMPYSVPATPGSLKHGILLVPGVPSSGTHAVTPFIDQMLHSINSCSPEMLPARFQQLVSLDSQDSLVTQSNVQEEPFICEPPTPAPQETESPSTSGGAASTQPLVPRPYVCSYENCGKAYTKRSHLVSHQRKHTGEKPFACDWEGCKWKFFRSDELGRHKRIHTRYRPHKCDECDREFMRSDHLKQHKRTHLPK, from the exons ATGGAGCAGGACGATGAGCAGCAGGCTCTGCACCAGCCTCCCTTG GATGATGAAATGTTGATGCCAGTGTCGTGTATGCCCGTGTCTTCTGGAAACAGTGGATTCCATCAGCCAGCAGCCACTCAGTACTTAACAGAGATGATGAGGCCCTACATGACATCAGCTGAGGAATTCAGATCCAATGAGGGAGAATGGGAGTCACAGTTCATTAGGGCACTGCCTGAGCCTGGTGCGAGCTGCTCCTCCCAGCTGACTCCTACACCTTCCCAGAATTATTGTCAGAGATCAATTGGGAGGGGATCCCAGGTGATGCCAGTTGGAAGTTCAGGTACTCTGGGAGTGACTATTGACTTCGGTGAGAATCTGATGTCTCGCGGTGGCCTGCCAAACCCAGCTTCCTGTGGAGTCTCAGTGATGGCCCACAACCATGCCTCAACAATGCCTTATTCTGTACCTGCCACTCCGGGCTCTTTAAAACATGGAATATTATTGGTCCCAGGCGTGCCTTCCTCTGGGACCCATGCTGTGACCCCCTTTATAGATCAGATGTTGCACTCCATAAATTCCTGCAGTCCTGAGATGCTCCCAGCTAGGTTCCAGCAATTGGTATCTTTAGACTCCCAAGATTCACTTGTGACCCAGTCAAATGTCCAGGAAGAACCTTTCATATGTGAGCCACCTACACCTGCTCCACAGGAGACAGAGAGCCCCAGTACGTCAGGAGGGGCAGCCAGCACTCAGCCCCTAGTTCCAAGGCCTTACGTCTGCTCATATGAGAACTGTGGAAAAGCTTATACCAAGCGCTCTCACCTTGTGAGTCACCAACGCAAACACACAG gTGAGAAGCCCTTTGCATGTGACTGGGAAGGTTGCAAATGGAAGTTCTTCCGCTCTGATGAGCTTGGACGACATAAACGGATCCATACCAGATATCGACCACATAAATGTGATGAGTGTGATCGAGAGTTCATGAGATCTGACCATCTCAAGCAGCACAAACGAACTCATCTGCCCAAGTAA